Proteins encoded in a region of the Mycoplasma feriruminatoris genome:
- a CDS encoding DEAD/DEAH box helicase, with protein sequence MKFTDFGFKKYINDTLEQIEFIAPTSIQKKVIPLLKKHQNVIALAHTGTGKTHSFLLPILNNLDLNNDQNYVQAVIISPTRELALQIYQNTKLFLKNNDLISCNLFIGGEDISKNIEQLDKKQPHIVIGTPTRLKELYDLNKLRLTTTNYLIIDECDMIFELGFIEDVDYLISKINQKTTIGIFSATISQQLTIFCKKYIKNAHFIDDSNNKISTTNVKHVLIDTKNKELEQSLSQIINSINPFLCIIFVNQKDEISNIVEILHKNNIKQVAELHGNLQPRLRLSMLKKIQNHEFKYLVATDVASRGVDIKGVSHVISINLPNDLTYYIHRSGRTGRNNSTGYSYVIYNLKNKTQIEELIKKGIEFETKKLVDNQLVDIKPSFKKVKPFKELDNESKQIISKYKNKKVKPGYKKKRKQELDKIKQKIRRKHIKENIEKIKKAKYQKRRSELFDN encoded by the coding sequence ATGAAATTTACTGATTTTGGATTTAAAAAGTATATTAATGATACTTTAGAACAAATTGAATTTATAGCTCCAACTTCAATTCAAAAAAAAGTAATTCCTTTATTAAAAAAACACCAAAACGTAATTGCTTTAGCACATACTGGAACTGGTAAAACTCATAGTTTTTTATTACCTATTTTAAATAATTTAGATCTAAATAATGATCAAAATTATGTTCAAGCTGTAATTATTAGTCCAACTAGAGAATTAGCTTTACAAATTTATCAAAATACTAAATTATTTTTAAAAAATAATGATTTAATTAGTTGTAATTTATTTATTGGTGGAGAAGATATTAGTAAGAATATTGAACAATTAGATAAAAAACAACCACATATTGTTATTGGAACTCCAACTAGATTAAAAGAATTATATGATTTAAATAAATTAAGACTAACAACTACTAATTATTTAATTATTGATGAATGTGATATGATTTTTGAATTAGGATTTATTGAAGATGTAGATTATTTAATTTCAAAAATTAATCAAAAGACAACAATTGGAATATTTAGTGCAACTATTTCTCAACAATTAACTATTTTTTGTAAAAAATATATTAAAAATGCTCATTTTATAGATGATAGTAATAATAAAATTTCAACAACTAATGTTAAACATGTTTTAATTGATACTAAAAATAAAGAACTAGAACAAAGTTTAAGTCAAATTATTAATTCTATTAATCCTTTTTTATGTATTATTTTTGTTAATCAAAAAGATGAAATTAGTAATATTGTTGAGATTTTACATAAAAATAATATTAAACAAGTTGCTGAATTACACGGTAATTTACAACCAAGATTAAGATTATCAATGCTAAAAAAAATTCAAAATCATGAATTTAAATATTTAGTAGCTACAGATGTTGCTAGTCGAGGTGTTGATATTAAAGGTGTAAGTCATGTAATTTCAATTAATTTACCAAATGATTTAACTTATTATATTCATAGATCTGGAAGAACTGGTAGAAATAATTCAACTGGTTATAGTTATGTAATTTATAATTTAAAAAATAAAACTCAAATTGAAGAACTAATTAAAAAAGGGATTGAATTTGAAACTAAAAAACTTGTAGATAATCAATTAGTTGATATTAAACCAAGTTTTAAAAAAGTTAAACCTTTTAAAGAATTAGATAATGAATCAAAACAAATAATAAGTAAATATAAAAACAAAAAAGTTAAACCTGGTTATAAGAAAAAAAGAAAACAAGAACTAGATAAAATCAAGCAAAAAATTAGAAGAAAACATATTAAAGAAAATATTGAAAAAATTAAAAAAGCAAAATATCAAAAAAGACGATCAGAACTATTTGATAACTAA
- a CDS encoding protein translocase SecDF, variant type produces the protein MKNRLASFKKVLRFIIMLILILVLLTGIGFSSYKIANNVSYGAKFVGGYQALVGVYDKTKNQEEDIPNGDAFKGAESLEKKLSPFSDNTIETQQAGLSRVFIKASKKAYSNNQDDFKNAIERTGGLFILDKNYQDIFFNETLMKLLGFEKVYDTSNNDKRVAKKLTLEEFLGEAKAESLQPANFSNKNSPFVSFSLKNEYLKNLIDPKKNKENNTLTMITSVGHVIENLRTYYKKANSSNNQVVEQYLNTYFNHIIKPIQDYISSHSSEQVAIKTLKDLFAVEYNAPSQDGSFTIERNSLVDSDITKWWNSNTKGKIDNVNDLKYILFGTNNLSSKNDKHVFRFTNSANKYIYDSNASEKDFIKDEKGNVGKYFNKLKISTDSTSQDTELDYIDKVSNSLIKILMTEILFKKDTTDSNHVVNKNLDQNLFRNNVLLHNNQISPDNIRIVTTNPSIVTDRKTHATKLYIPVWSNTMAKQVESDILQTSLGYTFKVLSIKEFNADITNIMLVITLGFLVILAIAVLVFMLFAYRLLGLFAIILAAISACLTMLVPIIFNMAIGPEIFMIMFVGIGLILDASIIYFENLKTHIYKEKLSPESSFKISNKDTLTILLDTSFIILIPNVLLFIFGSGALKNLATISVINILIVILFVILGLRLLTWIVLKAKLFTKYAWLLPLNTIKNSESTWTNDLMLSYYSSRIENLNTKTKLTAKDLIKLKKFKDKYDFYLNKQEQIISAKKAKQLKKDQKNLELVNKRLIKLENKYESYLNKQEKIINNKKAKLSKKNKSKELLDKLLLKLETKKQQKANKKSFVKSSIKNSLIKQEFLLARIDSNTSSEILETLENKNKQRRIFKINKIFTIIFIICSLLGAIIGVTIGPNYNSSFGKSYSVIAYGQKVNDIYENLDEAIRNYKQYDKSTKRGRDIVNMGEYLEKVKSSQDAYMKSKLNKDYSNLTKPSDKNQWASYVVGQVFKEIVNKNYVSLWKNPVSYSKYFRASVDVDYGYDFVDTNNQNLDHKQLAYVGFRIINAQDNRIINIFDKFFVLTNLQNPDLAIRYDHDDNTSASGIINLVNTPYTAYGEIKNIAIIFGITLLALLVYILIRFKWTYFVALALTLILTIVLVSSLVIIFRVPVGIEILSAILAVLSFTIITCVLFLGKGKSIIKSKDNKTFMEMFEKEILAYSNKKATKHQVHEKIYNLKVEYKNKKKNIIKQELEQNNIKSWLSKIVFKLKQNLKLRFNKKHNQLYKDFKLEIKDNKKILKHHKKHTKIEIDLIANNNTFLKETFINVFKFGMTRSFLVTIIYIAYALILAFGLYSIAGMGLTIIIGILIASLVSLIIAIPIWIWLEKKRMIHVLGYRYYVQNFKMNQEEQIINGIND, from the coding sequence ATGAAAAATAGATTAGCTAGCTTTAAAAAAGTTCTACGTTTTATTATTATGCTAATCCTTATTTTAGTTTTATTAACTGGAATTGGTTTTTCTAGTTATAAAATAGCTAATAATGTTTCATATGGAGCTAAATTTGTTGGTGGTTATCAAGCTTTAGTTGGTGTTTATGATAAAACCAAAAACCAAGAAGAAGACATTCCTAATGGGGATGCTTTTAAAGGTGCTGAATCATTAGAAAAAAAACTATCTCCATTTTCAGATAATACTATTGAAACTCAACAAGCCGGACTTTCTAGAGTATTTATTAAAGCTTCAAAAAAAGCTTATTCAAACAATCAAGATGATTTTAAAAATGCCATTGAAAGAACTGGTGGTTTATTTATTTTAGATAAAAACTACCAAGATATTTTCTTTAATGAAACTTTAATGAAACTTTTAGGTTTTGAAAAAGTTTATGATACTTCAAATAATGATAAAAGAGTTGCTAAAAAACTTACTTTAGAAGAATTTTTAGGAGAAGCTAAAGCTGAATCATTACAACCTGCTAACTTTTCAAATAAAAACTCACCATTTGTTAGTTTTAGTTTAAAAAATGAATATTTAAAAAATTTAATTGATCCTAAAAAAAATAAAGAGAATAATACTTTAACTATGATCACTTCTGTTGGTCATGTTATTGAAAATTTAAGAACTTATTATAAAAAAGCAAACTCATCAAATAACCAAGTTGTTGAACAATATCTAAATACTTACTTTAATCATATAATTAAACCTATTCAAGATTATATTAGTAGTCATTCAAGTGAACAAGTAGCTATCAAAACATTAAAAGATCTTTTTGCTGTTGAATATAATGCTCCGTCTCAAGATGGAAGTTTTACTATTGAAAGAAATAGTTTAGTAGATAGTGATATTACTAAATGATGAAATAGTAATACAAAAGGAAAAATTGATAATGTTAATGATCTAAAATATATTTTATTTGGAACTAATAATTTAAGTTCAAAAAACGATAAGCATGTTTTTAGATTTACAAACTCAGCAAATAAATATATTTATGATTCTAATGCTAGTGAAAAAGACTTCATTAAAGATGAAAAAGGTAATGTTGGAAAATACTTTAATAAGTTAAAAATAAGCACTGATTCAACTAGTCAAGATACAGAATTAGATTATATTGATAAAGTTTCAAACTCATTAATAAAAATATTAATGACTGAAATTCTATTTAAAAAAGACACTACTGATAGTAATCATGTTGTTAATAAAAATTTAGATCAAAATCTATTTAGAAATAATGTTTTATTACATAATAATCAAATATCACCTGACAATATTAGAATAGTTACAACAAATCCATCTATTGTTACTGATAGAAAAACTCATGCTACTAAACTTTATATTCCTGTATGAAGTAATACAATGGCAAAACAAGTAGAATCAGATATTTTACAAACTTCATTAGGATATACTTTTAAAGTTTTATCTATTAAAGAATTTAATGCTGATATTACTAATATAATGTTAGTTATTACTTTAGGATTTTTAGTAATTCTAGCAATAGCAGTTCTAGTGTTTATGTTATTTGCATATAGATTATTAGGATTATTTGCAATTATATTAGCTGCAATTTCTGCTTGCTTGACAATGTTAGTACCAATTATCTTTAATATGGCAATTGGTCCTGAAATCTTTATGATAATGTTTGTTGGTATTGGTTTAATATTAGATGCAAGTATTATTTATTTTGAAAATCTAAAAACTCATATTTATAAAGAAAAACTTTCACCAGAATCATCATTTAAGATAAGTAATAAAGATACTTTAACTATTTTATTAGATACATCATTTATTATTTTAATTCCTAATGTTTTACTGTTTATCTTTGGATCTGGAGCTTTAAAAAATCTAGCTACAATTAGTGTTATTAATATTTTAATTGTTATTTTATTTGTAATTTTAGGTTTACGTTTATTAACTTGAATAGTTTTAAAAGCTAAGTTATTTACAAAATATGCTTGATTATTACCTTTAAATACTATTAAAAATTCTGAATCAACTTGAACTAATGATTTGATGTTAAGTTATTATTCATCAAGAATTGAAAACTTAAACACTAAAACTAAGTTAACAGCAAAAGATCTAATTAAATTAAAGAAATTTAAAGATAAATATGATTTCTATTTAAATAAACAAGAACAAATTATTAGTGCTAAAAAAGCAAAACAACTTAAAAAAGATCAAAAGAATTTAGAACTAGTAAACAAACGTTTAATAAAACTTGAAAATAAATATGAATCATATTTAAATAAACAAGAAAAAATTATTAATAATAAAAAAGCTAAGTTATCTAAAAAGAATAAATCTAAAGAACTATTAGATAAACTTTTATTAAAACTTGAAACTAAAAAACAACAAAAAGCTAATAAAAAATCATTTGTTAAATCATCAATTAAAAACAGTTTAATAAAACAAGAATTCTTATTAGCAAGAATTGATTCAAATACTTCTAGTGAAATTTTAGAAACTTTAGAAAATAAAAATAAACAAAGAAGAATCTTTAAAATTAATAAAATCTTTACAATTATTTTTATAATTTGTAGTTTACTAGGAGCTATTATTGGAGTTACAATTGGTCCAAATTATAACTCAAGTTTTGGAAAAAGTTATTCTGTAATTGCTTATGGTCAAAAAGTTAATGATATTTATGAAAATTTAGATGAAGCAATTAGAAACTATAAACAATATGATAAATCTACAAAAAGAGGTAGAGATATTGTTAATATGGGTGAGTATCTTGAAAAAGTTAAATCTAGTCAAGATGCTTATATGAAATCTAAATTAAATAAAGATTATTCTAATTTAACTAAACCTAGTGATAAAAACCAATGAGCGAGTTATGTTGTTGGTCAAGTTTTTAAAGAAATTGTTAATAAAAACTATGTAAGTTTATGAAAAAATCCAGTTTCTTATAGTAAGTACTTTAGAGCTAGTGTTGATGTTGATTATGGTTATGACTTTGTTGATACTAATAATCAAAACCTTGATCATAAACAATTAGCTTATGTTGGATTTAGAATCATTAATGCTCAAGATAATAGAATTATTAATATTTTTGATAAATTCTTTGTTTTAACTAACTTACAAAATCCTGATTTAGCTATAAGATATGATCATGATGATAATACTTCAGCTAGTGGTATTATTAACTTAGTAAATACACCTTATACTGCTTATGGTGAAATTAAAAATATAGCAATTATATTTGGAATTACTTTATTAGCTTTATTAGTTTATATTTTAATTAGATTTAAATGAACTTATTTTGTTGCTTTAGCTTTAACACTAATTCTAACAATAGTTCTAGTAAGTTCATTAGTGATTATATTTAGAGTACCAGTTGGAATTGAAATTTTAAGTGCAATTTTAGCAGTACTAAGCTTTACTATTATTACTTGTGTTTTATTCTTAGGAAAAGGTAAATCTATTATTAAATCTAAAGATAATAAAACATTTATGGAAATGTTTGAAAAAGAAATACTTGCCTATTCAAATAAAAAAGCTACAAAACATCAAGTACATGAAAAAATCTATAATCTAAAAGTTGAATATAAAAATAAAAAGAAAAATATAATTAAACAAGAATTAGAACAAAATAATATTAAATCTTGATTATCTAAAATAGTTTTCAAATTAAAACAAAATCTAAAATTACGTTTTAATAAAAAACACAATCAGTTATATAAAGATTTCAAATTAGAAATTAAAGATAATAAAAAAATCTTAAAACATCATAAAAAACATACTAAAATTGAAATTGATTTAATTGCAAATAATAACACGTTTTTAAAAGAAACATTTATTAATGTGTTTAAATTTGGGATGACTAGAAGCTTTTTAGTAACAATAATTTATATAGCATACGCATTAATTCTTGCATTTGGATTGTATAGTATTGCTGGTATGGGATTAACTATTATTATTGGTATTTTAATAGCAAGTTTAGTTTCACTAATTATTGCAATACCAATTTGAATTTGATTAGAAAAAAAACGTATGATACATGTTTTAGGATATAGATACTATGTTCAAAACTTTAAAATGAATCAAGAAGAACAAATCATTAATGGAATTAATGACTAG
- a CDS encoding adenine phosphoribosyltransferase: MNLKEFVVDVKDFPQKGIVFKDITPLLNNKDAFKYTIDQIAEFVKQLDADVIVAPEARGFLLASAVAYAANKRFVLVRKPNKLPREVYDVEYSLEYGTNHQQIHVGDLKPNDKVVVIDDVLATGGTMQAIIDLVKLSKANVVGMSFLIDLTFLHDENLFNQYQVQKLIKY, encoded by the coding sequence ATGAATTTAAAAGAATTTGTAGTTGATGTTAAAGATTTTCCTCAAAAAGGAATTGTTTTTAAAGACATTACACCATTATTAAATAATAAAGACGCATTTAAATATACAATTGATCAGATAGCTGAATTTGTAAAACAATTAGATGCTGATGTAATTGTTGCTCCTGAAGCTAGAGGATTTTTATTAGCATCAGCTGTTGCTTATGCTGCTAATAAGAGATTTGTTTTAGTAAGAAAACCAAATAAACTACCAAGAGAAGTTTATGATGTTGAATATAGTTTAGAATATGGAACAAATCACCAACAAATTCATGTTGGAGATTTAAAACCAAACGATAAAGTAGTTGTTATTGATGATGTATTAGCTACTGGTGGAACTATGCAAGCAATTATTGATTTAGTTAAGCTAAGTAAAGCTAATGTTGTTGGAATGTCATTTTTAATTGATTTAACATTCTTACATGATGAAAATTTATTTAATCAATACCAAGTACAAAAACTAATAAAATATTAA
- a CDS encoding Nif3-like dinuclear metal center hexameric protein has protein sequence MLLDNITTYLNKLFNPKKASIWDHVGYQFEYKKLENINISNVLICLDLTNECLDFAINNKIELIITRHPFIFNELKIEKKNPVKKQMIKKLNKHKILVFSIHTNYDSSINQNLVDILKTKLNITLFKKFGKDKESNIFYLDKKITINDLVNNLKEIFNLDHIRLNKQINLKTNIKSFYLTSGSGASSMVENFLTDCVFVTGEVKWDQWIYANSNNVNLIEIGHYAENHFINDLKNKLETQFKDLKIISYDIKNQFIEK, from the coding sequence ATGTTATTAGATAATATTACAACTTATTTAAATAAATTATTTAATCCTAAAAAAGCAAGTATTTGAGATCATGTAGGATATCAGTTTGAATATAAAAAACTAGAAAATATTAATATATCTAATGTTTTAATTTGTCTAGATTTAACTAATGAATGTTTAGATTTTGCAATTAATAATAAAATTGAATTAATTATTACAAGACATCCTTTTATTTTTAATGAACTAAAAATAGAAAAGAAAAACCCAGTTAAAAAACAAATGATTAAAAAACTAAATAAACATAAAATTTTAGTTTTTTCAATTCATACTAATTATGATTCTAGTATTAATCAAAATTTAGTAGATATTTTAAAAACAAAACTAAACATAACTTTGTTTAAAAAATTTGGAAAAGATAAAGAATCAAATATCTTTTATTTAGATAAAAAAATAACAATTAATGATTTAGTGAATAATTTAAAAGAAATTTTTAATTTAGATCATATTAGATTAAATAAACAAATTAATTTAAAAACAAATATTAAAAGTTTTTATTTAACTAGTGGATCTGGAGCTAGTAGTATGGTTGAAAATTTCTTAACTGATTGTGTATTTGTTACTGGTGAAGTTAAATGAGATCAATGAATTTATGCAAATTCTAATAACGTTAATTTAATTGAAATTGGTCATTATGCTGAAAATCATTTTATAAATGATCTTAAAAATAAACTAGAAACTCAATTTAAAGATTTAAAAATAATTAGTTATGATATTAAAAATCAATTCATAGAAAAATAG
- a CDS encoding YitT family ABC transporter, whose translation MQIPIIKPKKAPPLTIKEINEIKQHPTYEKSYIKIFNKHKKKVEHRTYFKSSFWWDIFIVAMAALANTITTDYFILATGDTGLFPGGTATIARFLSIVLNKEVIGLSSSSSFFIFLFVVNLPFFIFGFIKVGTKFTLTSLLYILLSIGWNQIITRLPVINPSEWSLIINYKIISSLPSEWSSKLWLFVFSIFGGFFLGLTYSLTYRVGSSTAGTDFISAYVSKKYSKQIGSINMKINFILLVVFVILNTVIMPINKIDATEKLSVLSTLSNEQFTEIYNKAINSKQFITELNSHHHFYLPTNWNVTDNTIWTRDQIAQIIASNSKFTDYGNLITIIKLKFVFGPSLFASFICFIIQGVVIDRVYPKNRLFTVLISTTKPKELKNYLFDAGYRNNIHFLENQTVKKENGYIAQSVIMIHIGLMDWKPLQAGANNIDPDMMISFIRTKQVKGPWSYSLDTQKRELSLYKKVITDRRMMAKIEKEAIMLTKQKITNDKKLKTKN comes from the coding sequence ATGCAAATACCAATAATTAAACCTAAAAAAGCACCACCTTTAACTATTAAAGAAATTAATGAGATAAAACAACATCCAACTTATGAAAAAAGTTATATAAAAATTTTTAATAAACATAAAAAGAAAGTTGAACATCGAACTTATTTTAAAAGTAGTTTTTGATGAGATATTTTTATTGTAGCTATGGCTGCTTTAGCAAATACAATTACAACTGATTATTTTATTTTAGCAACTGGAGATACTGGATTATTTCCTGGTGGAACAGCTACAATTGCTAGATTTTTAAGTATTGTTTTAAATAAAGAAGTTATTGGTTTATCTTCATCTTCATCATTTTTTATCTTTTTATTTGTTGTTAATTTACCGTTTTTTATTTTTGGGTTTATAAAAGTTGGTACGAAATTTACTTTAACATCGTTATTATATATTTTATTAAGTATTGGATGAAACCAAATCATTACAAGACTTCCAGTAATTAATCCAAGTGAATGATCATTAATTATTAACTATAAAATAATTTCTTCACTTCCAAGTGAATGATCATCTAAATTATGATTATTTGTGTTTTCAATTTTTGGTGGATTTTTTTTAGGTTTAACTTATTCATTAACTTATAGAGTGGGTTCATCAACTGCTGGAACTGATTTTATTAGTGCTTATGTATCAAAAAAATACAGTAAACAAATTGGTTCAATTAATATGAAAATTAATTTTATTTTATTAGTAGTTTTTGTAATTTTAAATACTGTAATTATGCCAATTAATAAAATTGATGCAACTGAAAAACTAAGTGTTTTAAGTACACTATCAAATGAACAATTTACTGAAATTTATAATAAAGCAATTAATTCAAAACAATTTATTACTGAATTAAATTCACATCATCATTTTTATTTACCAACTAATTGAAATGTTACAGATAATACAATTTGAACAAGAGATCAAATTGCTCAAATTATAGCTTCAAATTCAAAATTTACTGATTATGGTAATTTAATAACTATTATTAAATTAAAATTTGTTTTTGGTCCAAGTTTATTTGCATCATTTATTTGTTTTATTATTCAAGGTGTTGTAATTGATAGAGTTTATCCAAAAAATAGATTATTTACAGTTTTAATTTCAACAACAAAACCAAAAGAATTAAAAAATTACTTATTTGATGCAGGATATAGAAACAATATTCATTTTTTAGAAAATCAAACTGTTAAAAAAGAAAATGGATATATAGCTCAAAGTGTAATTATGATTCATATTGGATTAATGGATTGAAAACCTTTACAAGCTGGAGCTAATAATATTGATCCTGATATGATGATTTCATTTATTAGAACAAAACAAGTTAAAGGACCTTGAAGTTATTCTTTAGATACTCAAAAAAGAGAATTATCATTATATAAAAAAGTAATAACTGATAGAAGAATGATGGCTAAAATTGAAAAAGAAGCAATTATGCTAACTAAACAAAAAATCACTAATGATAAAAAATTAAAAACTAAAAACTAA
- a CDS encoding RelA/SpoT family protein: MHNKYNYTAFDYREIKDFKDLLVELKKYIKNKNELERIEQAYKYAFKCHFNQTRKNGDPYIYHPLSAAYYLAQWRMGPNTIIAGLLHDILEDTPIQKEELVQLFNEEIANLVESVTKVSFFAKENRQQIKSKYLRKLYLSMSKDIRVIIIKIADRLHNIYTIKNLREEKQKIIAQETLEIYSAIAHRIGMKSAKSLLEDRSFEILNPQEFKKITDLFNSDMQKRQQIINEIIINLEQYLKKEKNIKIISIFGRPKTIYSIYRKMNVLGKNFEEISDLLAIRIITKSIDDCYKILGFIHQKYIPLAGKFKDYIATPKNNVYQSLHTTLADSNGNIFEVQIRTEEMNEIAETGAAAHWRYKEGEIVDIAKKQKEIDDKIDIFSRILDLDKSEDQQSSIEQSIKDDLFTASIYVLTPNGAVITLPYGSTVLDFAYRIHTEIGEKTIGARVNGVFLPINTVLKSGEVVEVKTSPKQEPTHEWLKIVVTSNARNRIRKYLQKKINEETLDKKDQQKELIKKAESNINAYINQKDWKWKKKTADEILETVKAMNYNSLNDFLLDVVKGEYTIHEAAEKVFIKQNYSKDDEAYASIKSKIIYDTSIKNDILVDGITNIKTTLASCCMPIPYEEVVGFVTKNNGIKVHLKECINIDWANMKSRLVVVQWNEAVAEKNMYTTKLKYFGIDRNKLLYDISKIISGLKVSIINANIFTDQKSLLSSGEITVKIKNSNQLTQTISALRSIPGINGVERSISNQKIK, from the coding sequence GTGCATAATAAATATAATTATACGGCTTTTGATTATAGAGAAATTAAAGATTTTAAAGACTTATTAGTAGAGTTAAAAAAATATATTAAAAATAAAAATGAATTAGAACGTATTGAACAAGCTTATAAATATGCGTTTAAATGCCATTTTAATCAAACAAGAAAAAATGGTGATCCTTACATTTATCATCCACTATCTGCTGCTTATTATCTAGCTCAATGAAGAATGGGACCAAATACTATTATTGCTGGATTATTACACGATATTTTAGAAGATACACCTATTCAAAAAGAAGAATTAGTTCAATTATTTAATGAAGAAATTGCTAATTTAGTTGAATCTGTAACTAAAGTAAGTTTTTTTGCAAAAGAAAATCGTCAACAAATTAAATCTAAATATTTAAGAAAACTTTATTTATCAATGTCAAAAGATATTAGAGTAATTATTATTAAGATTGCTGATAGATTGCACAACATTTACACCATTAAAAACTTGCGTGAAGAAAAACAAAAAATCATTGCTCAAGAAACATTAGAAATTTATTCAGCAATTGCTCATAGAATTGGAATGAAAAGTGCTAAGTCTTTATTAGAAGACCGTTCATTTGAAATTTTAAATCCTCAAGAGTTTAAAAAAATCACTGATTTATTTAACAGTGACATGCAAAAACGACAACAAATTATTAATGAGATAATTATTAATCTTGAACAATATTTAAAAAAAGAAAAAAATATTAAAATCATTAGTATTTTTGGAAGACCTAAAACTATTTATTCAATTTATAGAAAAATGAATGTTTTAGGTAAGAATTTTGAAGAAATTTCTGATCTTCTAGCAATTAGAATTATTACAAAATCTATTGATGACTGTTATAAAATTTTGGGATTTATTCATCAAAAATATATTCCTTTAGCTGGTAAATTTAAAGATTATATAGCAACACCAAAAAATAATGTTTATCAATCATTACATACTACTTTAGCTGATTCAAATGGTAATATTTTTGAAGTTCAAATTAGAACTGAAGAAATGAATGAAATTGCTGAAACTGGAGCTGCTGCTCATTGAAGATATAAAGAAGGCGAAATTGTTGATATTGCTAAAAAGCAAAAAGAAATTGATGATAAAATCGATATTTTTAGCCGCATTTTAGATTTAGATAAATCTGAAGACCAACAATCATCAATTGAACAATCAATTAAAGATGATTTATTTACTGCTTCAATTTATGTTTTAACTCCAAATGGAGCTGTAATTACTTTGCCTTATGGATCAACTGTTTTAGATTTTGCTTATAGAATTCATACTGAAATTGGAGAAAAAACAATTGGTGCTAGAGTTAATGGAGTGTTTTTACCAATCAATACTGTTTTAAAATCTGGTGAAGTTGTTGAAGTTAAAACTTCTCCAAAACAAGAACCAACTCATGAATGATTAAAAATTGTAGTTACTTCAAATGCTAGAAACAGAATTAGAAAATATTTACAAAAGAAAATTAATGAAGAAACTTTAGATAAAAAAGATCAACAAAAAGAATTAATTAAAAAAGCTGAATCTAATATTAATGCTTATATTAATCAAAAAGATTGAAAATGAAAGAAAAAAACAGCTGATGAAATATTAGAAACAGTTAAAGCTATGAATTATAATTCATTAAATGATTTTTTATTAGATGTTGTAAAAGGTGAATATACAATTCATGAAGCTGCAGAAAAAGTATTTATTAAGCAAAATTATTCAAAAGATGATGAAGCTTATGCAAGTATTAAATCTAAAATCATTTATGATACAAGTATTAAAAATGATATTTTAGTTGATGGAATAACTAATATTAAAACTACTTTAGCTAGTTGTTGTATGCCAATACCATATGAAGAAGTAGTTGGATTTGTAACTAAAAATAATGGTATTAAAGTTCATTTAAAAGAATGTATAAATATTGATTGAGCTAATATGAAATCAAGATTAGTAGTTGTGCAATGAAATGAAGCTGTTGCTGAAAAAAATATGTATACTACTAAATTAAAATACTTTGGTATTGATAGAAACAAATTACTTTATGATATTAGTAAAATCATTTCAGGATTAAAAGTTTCAATTATTAATGCAAATATTTTTACTGATCAAAAATCATTATTATCAAGTGGTGAAATTACTGTTAAAATTAAAAACAGTAACCAATTAACTCAAACAATTTCAGCTTTAAGATCAATTCCTGGTATTAATGGAGTTGAAAGAAGTATTTCAAATCAAAAAATCAAATAA